In a single window of the bacterium genome:
- the ftsW gene encoding putative lipid II flippase FtsW has product MASRVAKHISNRLSSMDYVLLISIISLVFLGTIMIYSASSLLAAEKYGSSAFFLSRHLFVLALTFLLMPAVYFIKIHWLKKTATLMLLLMIVGLVLTVYTDLGVTMNYAKRWLNLGFMRIQVSEFLKPILIIYVASYLSRKKDKLHSFSDGLLPLLIILGLIVALMMKQPDFGSTAVIVASCGLMMFVGGVRMSHLLALLLAGIGGGAALIAGAQYRLDRLTTFLNPWDDPSGKGFQILQSLVAFQRGGAYGQGLGDGSQKLLYLPEAHTDFIFSVVGEELGLVGSLLLIFFFVCFVVQGLKLSIRLKDDFARYMAFGLTALIGLEAVLNMSVVMALLPTKGLTLPFISYGRSSLLASLFCATLLLSLSSSVGSIQRNAKKVVV; this is encoded by the coding sequence ATGGCAAGTCGGGTAGCTAAACATATATCGAATCGTTTATCCAGCATGGATTATGTGCTGCTGATCAGCATTATAAGTCTGGTGTTTTTAGGAACAATAATGATTTATAGTGCATCCTCATTGCTGGCAGCAGAGAAGTATGGTTCAAGTGCATTTTTCTTAAGTCGACACCTTTTTGTTTTGGCATTAACGTTTTTGTTAATGCCAGCTGTTTACTTTATAAAAATTCATTGGTTAAAAAAGACAGCAACTTTGATGTTGCTGCTAATGATTGTTGGCCTAGTCTTAACCGTTTACACAGATCTAGGAGTCACCATGAACTATGCAAAACGTTGGCTTAATTTAGGATTTATGCGCATACAGGTATCGGAGTTTTTAAAGCCAATATTAATTATTTATGTTGCCTCTTATCTTTCGCGTAAGAAAGATAAATTGCATTCTTTTTCAGATGGTTTGTTACCTTTGTTAATTATATTGGGTTTAATTGTTGCGTTAATGATGAAACAACCGGACTTTGGTTCAACGGCAGTGATTGTTGCCAGTTGTGGCTTGATGATGTTTGTTGGAGGCGTGCGTATGTCACATCTTTTGGCCTTGTTGCTTGCTGGAATAGGCGGTGGCGCAGCTTTGATTGCAGGAGCACAGTATCGTTTGGATCGTTTAACAACATTTTTAAATCCATGGGATGATCCCAGTGGTAAAGGCTTTCAAATTTTACAGTCTTTGGTGGCTTTTCAGCGAGGCGGTGCCTACGGGCAAGGTTTAGGGGATGGGTCACAAAAGTTACTGTACTTACCTGAAGCGCATACAGATTTTATTTTCTCGGTTGTTGGAGAAGAGTTAGGTTTGGTTGGGTCATTGTTACTCATTTTCTTTTTTGTATGTTTTGTTGTGCAAGGATTAAAGCTATCGATCAGGCTCAAAGATGATTTTGCCCGTTACATGGCGTTTGGTTTAACAGCGCTTATTGGCTTGGAAGCTGTATTAAATATGTCTGTGGTGATGGCTTTATTACCGACCAAAGGCCTAACGCTGCCATTTATTAGCTATGGGCGGTCATCTTTGTTAGCCAGTCTATTTTGTGCAACATTATTGTTGTCACTTTCTTCTTCTGTGGGTTCTATACAACGTAATGCTAAAAAGGTGGTTGTATGA
- the rsfS gene encoding ribosome silencing factor codes for MHHLCYNKDILSKVTTKQKQSVLSPDLKSKKVLQIASNQKALDLKVFNVQGHSAYADFFVVMSATSTTHAQGLADAILKQFPKGSQHLEGYQNGQWILLDVGDVVVHIFLEEAREHYNFDKLWGHVPYEKVHDAALLTAH; via the coding sequence ATGCATCATCTTTGTTATAATAAAGATATTCTGAGTAAAGTAACAACAAAACAAAAACAGTCTGTTCTTTCACCCGATCTCAAATCCAAAAAAGTCCTGCAAATAGCATCTAACCAAAAAGCATTGGATCTTAAAGTATTTAATGTTCAAGGTCATTCTGCTTATGCCGATTTTTTTGTGGTGATGAGTGCTACATCGACAACCCATGCCCAAGGCTTGGCTGATGCCATTTTAAAGCAATTTCCAAAAGGGAGTCAGCATTTAGAAGGCTATCAAAATGGTCAATGGATATTGTTGGATGTTGGAGATGTCGTCGTGCATATTTTTCTAGAAGAGGCCCGTGAACATTACAACTTTGATAAGTTGTGGGGACACGTACCTTATGAAAAAGTTCATGATGCGGCTCTCCTGACCGCACATTAG
- the rpmA gene encoding 50S ribosomal protein L27 — MAHKKAGGSSKNGRDSQGQRRGVKIYAGQSVKAGNIIVRQVGTKIHPGDNVGLGKDYTIFAKTDGVVKFDRVGKDKKKVSVVLAS, encoded by the coding sequence ATGGCACATAAAAAAGCTGGTGGTAGTTCTAAAAACGGTCGCGACAGTCAGGGTCAGCGACGCGGTGTTAAAATTTATGCAGGTCAAAGCGTCAAAGCGGGCAATATTATTGTAAGACAAGTAGGCACCAAAATTCATCCTGGTGACAATGTTGGCCTTGGTAAAGATTATACTATTTTTGCAAAAACAGATGGTGTTGTTAAGTTTGACCGTGTAGGTAAAGACAAAAAGAAAGTCAGCGTTGTTTTAGCCTCTTAA
- the rplU gene encoding 50S ribosomal protein L21 produces the protein MSKYAIVQVGNHQFKATPGEIITIEKLDGEVGSEVKFNQVLAVSDGATLKTGEGLKSTVTGEIRAQVKAKKIVVFKKKRRQGYKKKQGHRQNYTQVEIKTIEG, from the coding sequence ATGTCTAAATATGCGATAGTACAAGTAGGAAACCACCAATTCAAAGCTACCCCTGGTGAAATTATCACCATTGAAAAGCTGGATGGTGAAGTTGGAAGTGAAGTGAAATTTAATCAAGTCTTGGCTGTGTCTGATGGCGCAACCTTAAAAACAGGTGAAGGCTTAAAATCTACTGTTACAGGTGAAATTCGTGCTCAAGTAAAAGCCAAAAAAATTGTCGTCTTTAAGAAAAAAAGAAGACAAGGCTACAAGAAGAAGCAAGGGCACAGACAAAACTATACACAAGTAGAAATCAAAACAATCGAAGGGTAA
- a CDS encoding PASTA domain-containing protein, which produces MTFENKLFKAKVLFVLSLFMLSFVSLVVRSVQLHLFADERIANMGRQNNRTIHLATKRGTIFDRKGRTLALSLKVPSYFVDPHIFKPTQAEIEQLASLFGVSSRKLLKRVKNGSRRFAWVSRFANPEIEEKIKALDIAGLHYVSEWKRFYPDKELAGQVLGFVGYEGKGLEGIERYYDDQLVQEERSIATKKDGKGRTIYSEVAAVRAKKRSTHLALSIDANLQYILEEKLAMGAQETKSESAVGVLMDPYSGEVLAMASYPQVNPNQFSQYPMQHWRNRAVQEVFEPGSTFKIFTMAAALEKKALKPDQIFHCEEGSLNFGSKAIRNSIQKTWLDPEGILKYSNNVGSARIGLDLGAHNLYKAIVNYGFGQKTGLDFPGELNGLLSRYKSWQPMDVANISFGQGLGVTAVQMVSAAASFANGGYAVQPSMLVKSKEEIKKSKTKIISDKTLEFIHKWMFAVTQKGGTGYRARIDGFNVAGKTGSAQIVDSSTGRYSNSDLFSSFIGFAPLEKPKYVLFIGYKKPKQYRHGGELAAPIFSAVMSESLQYAGVKPTLQETDNMFMMAQEKPENDHKKDSIIEGKDNLQNLKGLSLREVLSWASGQNFDVEIIGHGNVYSQRPDPGSSIVDLHKVKVYLSSSLGETKI; this is translated from the coding sequence ATGACTTTTGAAAACAAACTTTTTAAGGCAAAAGTATTATTTGTTTTGAGTCTTTTCATGCTTTCGTTTGTAAGTCTAGTTGTGAGAAGTGTTCAACTGCACCTGTTTGCAGATGAAAGAATCGCCAATATGGGCCGGCAGAATAACCGTACCATACATTTGGCCACCAAAAGAGGAACTATTTTTGATCGTAAAGGAAGGACATTGGCGTTAAGTTTAAAAGTGCCATCCTATTTTGTGGACCCTCATATTTTTAAACCAACGCAAGCAGAAATTGAACAATTGGCCAGTTTATTTGGGGTAAGTTCTAGGAAGCTGTTGAAACGTGTCAAAAATGGTTCTCGGCGTTTTGCTTGGGTGAGTCGTTTTGCTAACCCAGAAATAGAAGAAAAAATTAAAGCGCTTGATATTGCTGGCTTACATTATGTCAGTGAGTGGAAACGATTTTACCCTGATAAAGAGTTAGCAGGACAAGTCTTGGGTTTTGTCGGTTATGAAGGTAAAGGTTTGGAGGGTATTGAGCGTTATTATGATGATCAGCTGGTCCAAGAAGAGCGCTCCATTGCCACCAAAAAAGATGGAAAAGGCAGAACAATATACTCAGAAGTTGCTGCTGTAAGAGCAAAGAAACGCAGTACACACTTAGCCTTAAGTATTGATGCCAATTTACAGTATATTCTTGAAGAAAAATTAGCCATGGGTGCTCAAGAAACGAAAAGCGAATCGGCTGTGGGGGTGTTAATGGATCCTTACAGTGGTGAAGTTTTAGCTATGGCCTCTTATCCTCAGGTTAACCCGAATCAATTTTCTCAATACCCAATGCAGCACTGGCGTAACCGAGCAGTTCAGGAAGTTTTTGAACCTGGATCTACATTTAAAATTTTTACCATGGCGGCAGCTTTGGAAAAAAAAGCGCTAAAACCCGATCAAATTTTTCACTGTGAAGAGGGGAGTTTAAATTTTGGCTCAAAAGCCATACGCAACTCCATTCAAAAAACATGGCTAGATCCAGAGGGTATTTTAAAATATTCAAATAATGTGGGGTCAGCCAGAATAGGTTTGGATTTGGGTGCCCATAATTTATACAAAGCTATTGTTAACTATGGTTTTGGTCAAAAAACTGGCTTAGATTTTCCTGGGGAACTGAATGGGCTGTTATCAAGATATAAATCTTGGCAACCTATGGATGTGGCCAATATATCTTTTGGTCAAGGTCTTGGTGTGACAGCTGTTCAAATGGTGTCAGCTGCGGCAAGCTTTGCCAATGGGGGCTATGCAGTTCAGCCAAGCATGTTGGTTAAATCAAAAGAAGAAATAAAGAAATCTAAAACTAAAATTATTTCAGATAAAACATTGGAGTTTATTCATAAATGGATGTTTGCCGTGACTCAAAAAGGCGGTACTGGATACAGAGCAAGAATCGATGGATTCAATGTTGCGGGTAAAACGGGGTCGGCACAGATTGTTGATAGCTCAACAGGCCGTTACTCCAATTCAGATTTATTCAGTTCGTTCATTGGCTTTGCCCCTTTAGAAAAGCCAAAGTATGTTTTATTTATTGGCTATAAAAAACCAAAGCAATACCGTCATGGTGGAGAGCTAGCCGCACCTATATTTTCTGCAGTAATGTCAGAATCACTACAGTATGCTGGAGTTAAGCCAACACTTCAAGAAACAGACAATATGTTTATGATGGCTCAAGAAAAACCAGAAAATGATCATAAAAAAGACTCGATCATTGAAGGTAAAGATAATTTACAAAATTTAAAAGGTTTGTCTTTGCGTGAGGTCTTGTCTTGGGCATCTGGCCAAAACTTTGATGTTGAGATTATAGGGCATGGCAATGTTTACTCACAGCGCCCCGATCCAGGGTCGAGTATTGTGGATTTACACAAAGTTAAAGTCTACTTGTCATCAAGTTTAGGGGAAACTAAAATATGA
- a CDS encoding cell division protein FtsL, with protein MKLLAHKKLIVLAALLMTLSFSLLYVRSRFLLLELSYEVGQLEQSLAKKENERDILLLELAVLKNPKRITKIAKEKLNLNSSVHPISVTLKNSGGVHDF; from the coding sequence ATGAAATTACTAGCGCATAAAAAGTTAATTGTGTTGGCTGCGCTGTTGATGACTTTATCGTTTTCTCTATTATATGTACGTTCAAGGTTTTTGTTGCTTGAGCTTAGTTATGAGGTGGGTCAATTAGAGCAGTCTTTGGCTAAAAAAGAAAACGAAAGAGACATTTTGCTTCTTGAGCTGGCAGTGCTTAAAAATCCAAAACGTATTACAAAAATTGCAAAAGAGAAGTTAAATCTTAACTCTTCAGTTCATCCAATCTCTGTAACCCTTAAAAACAGTGGGGGTGTGCATGACTTTTGA
- the murF gene encoding UDP-N-acetylmuramoyl-tripeptide--D-alanyl-D-alanine ligase, with protein sequence MMSKQSYLHDHEQAIMNDKRLRVTVDFSDDFKSSEPVKRIFARALPGSMRGVCIDSRVIESGDVFFAIKGESGVDGHDFAQDALNKGACAIVVSKKDESIDPELQLEVDDTLVALQKFATAWRKAWGQTVVAITGSNGKTSTKYLCFQILKAKFKITPPRNSWNNALGVPLSLLSIQKNDDLHVLELGMNHPGEIYPLTAIAQPDIAGITNIGRAHIGFFENIEGIAQEKKQILRWLNENKSQTGTAIINLDDSRLAPVVESKNYGFKKKSFSLEHREADVYVLDENQEQMINYGNKGQFKNTIRLLGKHNLSNVLFALCVADVLNIDADSVKDSLPSLYLPALRQETIVLANDIVLLLDCYNANLDSTLIAIKTLSSMSQKNKVLVLGDMAENGVFSRENHLLVAKAIAKESAINTILCFGDETKIIAEFFNENESKRCFHFNEKEPLLNKIKQEIQKDMVILFKGSRSNALETVVAELQKSPKFRKVG encoded by the coding sequence ATGATGAGCAAGCAGTCCTATTTACATGACCATGAACAGGCCATCATGAACGATAAGCGCTTGCGTGTAACAGTTGATTTCTCTGATGATTTTAAAAGCAGTGAACCCGTTAAGCGTATTTTTGCTAGAGCGCTTCCTGGTTCAATGCGGGGAGTCTGTATTGATAGTCGTGTGATTGAATCTGGCGATGTGTTTTTTGCAATTAAAGGTGAGTCTGGTGTTGATGGCCATGATTTTGCTCAAGACGCTTTAAATAAAGGTGCCTGTGCGATTGTTGTATCAAAGAAAGATGAAAGTATTGATCCAGAATTACAGTTGGAGGTTGACGATACACTTGTTGCGCTGCAAAAGTTTGCTACCGCATGGAGAAAAGCTTGGGGGCAGACAGTGGTTGCCATTACCGGCTCTAATGGTAAAACCAGCACAAAGTATTTATGTTTTCAGATATTAAAAGCAAAATTTAAGATTACCCCACCGAGAAACTCATGGAATAATGCTTTAGGGGTTCCTTTGTCTTTGTTGTCTATTCAAAAAAATGATGACCTACATGTATTGGAACTGGGCATGAATCATCCAGGAGAGATCTATCCCTTAACGGCAATAGCCCAGCCGGATATTGCGGGGATAACCAATATTGGAAGAGCGCATATTGGTTTTTTTGAAAACATAGAAGGCATCGCACAAGAAAAAAAACAAATTTTGCGTTGGCTCAATGAAAACAAAAGTCAAACCGGTACAGCGATTATAAATCTTGATGATTCAAGGTTAGCACCTGTTGTTGAATCAAAAAACTATGGGTTTAAAAAGAAAAGTTTTTCTCTAGAGCATCGTGAGGCAGATGTTTACGTGCTAGATGAAAACCAAGAGCAAATGATTAATTATGGGAATAAGGGGCAGTTTAAAAATACTATACGTTTGTTGGGAAAGCATAACTTAAGTAATGTTTTGTTTGCGCTGTGTGTTGCAGATGTTCTGAATATTGATGCTGATTCAGTCAAAGATAGCTTGCCCAGTCTATATTTGCCTGCCTTAAGACAGGAAACCATAGTTTTGGCCAATGATATTGTGCTGTTGTTGGATTGTTACAACGCCAACTTAGACTCTACGTTGATTGCAATAAAAACACTAAGCAGTATGTCGCAGAAAAATAAAGTTCTTGTTTTGGGTGATATGGCTGAAAATGGAGTGTTTAGCCGAGAAAACCATCTATTGGTGGCTAAAGCCATTGCAAAAGAAAGCGCAATTAATACAATTTTATGCTTTGGCGATGAAACAAAAATTATTGCTGAATTTTTCAATGAAAATGAATCTAAACGATGCTTTCACTTTAATGAAAAAGAGCCGTTATTGAATAAGATAAAACAAGAAATTCAAAAGGATATGGTAATTTTGTTCAAAGGTTCCAGAAGTAATGCTTTAGAAACTGTTGTAGCGGAATTACAAAAAAGCCCAAAATTCAGGAAGGTGGGATAA
- a CDS encoding 23S rRNA (pseudouridine(1915)-N(3))-methyltransferase RlmH yields the protein MKITIVTFSKKPSATEQSWIDVYQKRLKHYCDFEILRYAENKSLSDIFKKKMTKAYIIALDESGQELSSKKLAYKLNQHTTQDLYFIIGGSYGLPKDIKNFTKEYISLSKMTLPHRIALLVLTEQIYRAFTILNNSPYHHS from the coding sequence GTGAAAATTACAATCGTCACATTTTCAAAAAAGCCAAGTGCAACAGAGCAAAGTTGGATTGATGTTTACCAAAAACGTCTGAAACATTATTGTGACTTTGAAATATTACGCTACGCTGAAAACAAAAGCTTGAGTGATATATTTAAAAAGAAAATGACAAAAGCTTATATCATTGCTTTGGATGAAAGTGGCCAAGAGTTAAGCTCAAAAAAGCTTGCCTATAAGCTTAATCAGCACACAACTCAAGACTTATACTTTATCATAGGAGGGTCTTACGGTTTGCCTAAAGATATAAAGAACTTTACTAAAGAATACATAAGCCTTTCTAAAATGACTCTTCCTCACCGTATTGCTTTATTGGTATTAACAGAGCAAATTTACCGCGCTTTTACCATACTAAACAATTCGCCCTACCATCACAGTTAA
- the mraZ gene encoding division/cell wall cluster transcriptional repressor MraZ, with amino-acid sequence MFRGQYEHTIDTKGRVSVPSNFRDLIQENYSEALVLTRFNDCLVCYPQEEWDALEKKIAQLPQLKPEVQVFQRFFLSGASNCQFDKQGRILIPAFLRQHAAIEKEVVFVGMLKKIELWSKDRWDKAFAESQEKFSAMSSVLSDLGI; translated from the coding sequence GTGTTTAGAGGGCAATACGAACATACGATAGATACCAAAGGTCGTGTCAGTGTGCCGTCTAATTTTAGGGATTTGATTCAGGAAAATTATAGCGAGGCTTTGGTGCTAACCCGTTTTAATGATTGTTTGGTGTGTTATCCCCAAGAAGAGTGGGATGCTCTGGAAAAAAAGATTGCGCAATTGCCTCAGCTTAAGCCGGAGGTTCAGGTTTTTCAACGGTTTTTTCTTTCAGGAGCCAGCAATTGTCAGTTTGATAAACAAGGGCGTATTTTGATTCCAGCCTTTTTGCGCCAGCATGCAGCAATAGAAAAAGAAGTGGTTTTTGTAGGGATGCTTAAAAAAATTGAATTATGGTCTAAAGATAGATGGGATAAAGCGTTTGCTGAATCTCAAGAAAAATTCAGTGCCATGAGTAGTGTGTTGTCGGATTTGGGGATTTAA
- the rsmH gene encoding 16S rRNA (cytosine(1402)-N(4))-methyltransferase RsmH, whose amino-acid sequence MDRSAEQVYESQHITVLLKEAVEYLNCVPGKHYLDFTFGGGGHSEAILEQTADLGTVDAFDKDTQAIASYKNKNLLGKRLFLHHKTMSQVPVWLNEQKNWQKYDGALVDCGVSSFQLDHPERGFSYMHDGPLDMRMDHQSSITAKDLILKSSEQELKRIIKDYGEENFSGRIARTIKERQTQLFTTQDLVDCIVKAIPDFIKGKKKQAVLSRVFQAIRIAVNDEMGEIKVVLDYLCENLKAMARIVVITFHSIEDRLVKQLFKEKEKQGFIKRINKKVIVPSEEEIAVNPRSRSAKMRVVECLGRGEQ is encoded by the coding sequence ATGGATAGATCAGCAGAACAAGTCTATGAAAGCCAGCATATTACAGTCTTACTTAAAGAAGCTGTGGAGTACTTAAACTGTGTTCCAGGAAAGCACTATCTAGATTTTACTTTTGGTGGAGGTGGCCACAGTGAGGCTATTTTAGAGCAAACTGCAGACTTGGGAACGGTGGATGCATTTGATAAAGACACTCAGGCTATAGCCAGTTATAAAAATAAAAACTTGCTGGGGAAAAGGCTGTTTTTGCATCATAAGACCATGAGTCAAGTTCCAGTTTGGCTCAATGAGCAGAAAAATTGGCAAAAATACGATGGGGCATTGGTTGATTGCGGGGTTTCGTCCTTTCAACTTGATCATCCTGAGCGAGGTTTTTCTTATATGCACGACGGTCCATTGGATATGCGCATGGACCATCAGAGTTCAATAACCGCTAAAGATTTAATTTTAAAGAGTTCAGAACAAGAGCTTAAGAGAATCATTAAAGATTATGGTGAAGAAAACTTTTCTGGCAGAATAGCCAGAACCATAAAAGAGAGACAAACGCAGTTATTCACTACCCAAGATTTGGTTGATTGTATTGTCAAAGCCATTCCTGATTTTATTAAGGGAAAAAAAAAGCAGGCAGTTTTGTCTCGAGTGTTTCAAGCTATTCGTATTGCTGTCAATGATGAAATGGGTGAAATCAAAGTTGTTTTAGACTATTTATGTGAAAACCTTAAAGCCATGGCAAGAATTGTGGTGATCACATTTCATTCTATTGAAGACAGGCTAGTCAAGCAGCTTTTTAAAGAAAAGGAAAAGCAAGGCTTCATTAAACGTATCAATAAAAAGGTTATTGTCCCCAGTGAAGAAGAAATAGCAGTTAATCCGCGCTCAAGAAGCGCTAAAATGCGTGTTGTGGAATGTTTGGGCAGAGGTGAACAATGA
- the mraY gene encoding phospho-N-acetylmuramoyl-pentapeptide-transferase — protein sequence MFYHLVDWLALNETAFRVFQYISFRVFLSILTALSISLFLGPPIIRYLKRKQGHASNVREDVPQSHQKKSGTPTMGGMMIILSIVCASILWARLDIYYIWLMLACVLFFGLIGFIDDTSKVKKTKGMTAKVKFIFQWLCAAFFSIVLWKQGFDLNLQVPFIKDPNIVLPVVLFIIFSCLVIVATSNAVNLTDGLDGLAIGPILVAAGCFLIFSYLAGHDEFSSYLNLYPVPGAGELCVFFGAMLGAGLGFLWYNTYPAQVFMGDVGSLSLGASLGLAAVIVKQELLLFLVGGIFVLETVSVIIQVISFKLTGKRVFKMAPVHHHFELKGWAEPKVIVRFWIIAIVLALLSLTTLKLR from the coding sequence ATGTTTTATCACTTGGTTGATTGGCTAGCATTAAATGAAACGGCATTTAGAGTTTTTCAATACATTTCATTTAGAGTGTTTCTTTCAATTTTAACCGCTTTAAGTATTTCTCTTTTTTTAGGGCCACCCATTATCCGTTATTTGAAGCGTAAGCAGGGACATGCCAGTAATGTGCGTGAAGATGTTCCCCAAAGTCATCAGAAAAAAAGCGGCACGCCTACCATGGGTGGAATGATGATTATTTTGTCTATTGTTTGTGCAAGTATCTTATGGGCAAGGCTAGATATTTATTATATTTGGTTGATGTTGGCCTGTGTACTGTTTTTTGGGTTGATTGGCTTTATTGATGATACGTCTAAAGTAAAAAAAACCAAGGGAATGACAGCTAAAGTTAAGTTTATTTTTCAATGGTTATGTGCAGCTTTTTTTTCAATTGTCTTATGGAAACAGGGTTTTGATTTGAATTTGCAGGTTCCTTTTATAAAAGATCCCAATATTGTTTTACCGGTTGTATTGTTTATTATTTTTTCTTGTTTAGTCATTGTTGCTACGTCCAATGCGGTAAACTTAACAGACGGTTTGGATGGTCTAGCCATTGGGCCTATTTTAGTTGCTGCAGGATGTTTTTTAATTTTTTCTTATCTGGCAGGACATGATGAATTTTCAAGCTACTTAAACTTATACCCTGTTCCTGGTGCTGGGGAGCTGTGTGTTTTCTTTGGCGCCATGCTCGGGGCTGGCTTAGGGTTTTTATGGTACAATACGTATCCGGCTCAAGTATTTATGGGTGATGTGGGCTCTTTATCTTTGGGGGCAAGTTTAGGTCTTGCAGCAGTTATTGTTAAGCAGGAATTGCTGTTGTTTTTGGTGGGTGGAATTTTTGTGCTTGAAACGGTCAGCGTTATTATTCAAGTCATCTCTTTTAAATTAACGGGTAAAAGAGTGTTTAAGATGGCACCTGTTCACCATCACTTTGAGCTTAAAGGCTGGGCAGAACCCAAGGTTATAGTAAGATTTTGGATCATTGCAATTGTTTTGGCATTGTTATCTCTAACCACATTGAAGTTAAGGTGA
- the obgE gene encoding GTPase ObgE, translated as MAKNNTFLDHVKIFIKAGDGGDGHVGFRRERYIPKGGPDGGDGGKGGDIYMVASKHLSTLLDYKKKRHHKAKNGQPGGTRQKNGAQGAPVYLKVPPGTLAYHAESQEKLGEVFAHDETCLLQKGGKGGLGNIHFKSSVNQAPQKATPGKTVEGMWIYLELKILADVGIIGLPNAGKSTLLSHITKAKSKSADYPFTTIHPFLGVVHFKDQNLILADIPGLIEGASEGIGLGHDFLRHIERAKNLIHLIDASCNDLEQIVKNYHTIESELKAYDPSLLNKRSLIVFNKMDLLAIKEQEKLKVALKKKFSEACFISANTPESLDELKEKMQEQFLKPLKK; from the coding sequence ATGGCAAAAAATAATACATTCTTAGATCATGTTAAAATTTTCATCAAAGCTGGCGATGGCGGTGATGGTCACGTCGGTTTTAGGCGTGAACGCTATATTCCTAAAGGTGGCCCTGATGGTGGCGATGGCGGCAAAGGCGGTGATATTTATATGGTCGCTTCAAAACATTTAAGTACACTTTTAGATTACAAAAAAAAGCGCCATCACAAAGCTAAAAATGGTCAGCCCGGTGGAACACGCCAAAAAAATGGTGCACAAGGTGCTCCGGTTTATCTTAAAGTGCCGCCGGGAACCCTTGCCTATCACGCAGAAAGCCAAGAAAAATTGGGCGAGGTGTTTGCGCATGATGAAACTTGCCTTTTACAAAAAGGCGGTAAAGGCGGCTTAGGCAATATTCATTTTAAATCTTCCGTCAACCAAGCCCCACAAAAAGCAACACCAGGTAAAACGGTGGAAGGCATGTGGATTTATCTGGAGCTAAAAATATTGGCCGATGTAGGCATCATTGGTCTCCCCAATGCTGGAAAATCCACTTTACTTAGTCACATCACTAAAGCAAAATCAAAAAGTGCAGACTACCCCTTTACCACCATCCACCCTTTTCTTGGGGTTGTTCATTTTAAAGATCAAAATCTAATATTGGCCGACATCCCAGGCTTAATTGAAGGCGCCAGTGAAGGGATAGGTCTAGGCCATGACTTTTTACGACATATTGAACGTGCTAAAAACTTAATTCATTTAATTGATGCTTCATGCAACGACCTTGAGCAAATTGTAAAAAATTATCATACCATTGAAAGTGAATTAAAAGCCTATGACCCATCTCTTCTCAATAAAAGAAGCTTGATTGTTTTTAACAAAATGGACTTACTAGCCATAAAAGAACAAGAAAAGTTGAAAGTTGCTCTAAAAAAGAAATTCAGTGAAGCTTGCTTCATTTCTGCAAATACGCCTGAAAGCTTAGATGAACTTAAAGAAAAAATGCAAGAACAATTTTTAAAACCTTTAAAAAAATAA